Proteins encoded together in one Impatiens glandulifera chromosome 1, dImpGla2.1, whole genome shotgun sequence window:
- the LOC124930539 gene encoding protein FAR-RED IMPAIRED RESPONSE 1-like — MLYCEIQNIQEEGPTHVFDVLENILGSAGETLRDVWLKVHYTAMGNFVQCQCKMFEFRGILCRHILMVYRRMKVDQVPERYVLDRWRKDLKRGYQSITNIYDSDVSESQRKRYNSLTPMMHLFQQLASQSEDKTSVASRLLEDMIQKLMLDFDNASTSSTPATTPPTEKVIHSPVRVRARGRPPTKRKLSVVEKVINSSKHSTKKKMRDEPTDAQQFNDPATIPQTIVSTQFSFTTLL; from the exons ATGTTGTATTGCgaaatccaaaatattcaagAGGAAGGTCCAACTCATGTTTTTGATGTATTAGAGAACATTCTGGGAAGTGCAGGAGAAACCTTGAGGGACGTTTGGTTGAAAGTACACTACACCGCGATGGGGAATTTTGTACAATGTCAATGTAAGATGTTTGAGTTTAGGGGAATTTTGTGCAGACATATTCTTATGGTGTATAGAAGAATGAAAGTGGATCAAGTGCCTGAGAGATATGTCTTGGACCGTTGGCGCAAAGATTTGAAACGAGGTTATCAAAGCATCACCAATATTTATGATTCTGATGTGTCTGAAAGTCAAAGAAAAAGGTATAACAGTCTAACTCCAATGATGCATTTGTTCCAACAACTTGCATCACAATCTGAAGATAAGACCTCAGTTGCGTCTAGACTTTTGGAAGACATGATTCAAAAGTTGATGTTAGATTTTGATAATGCATCTACAAGTTCCACACCAGCAACTACTCCTCCAACCGAGAAAGTGATTCACTCTCCGGTTAGAGTGAGGGCTCGAGGTAGGCCACCAACGAAACGAAAATTATCTGTCGTAGAAAAAGTAATTAACAGTTCCAAACATTCAACAAAG aaaaaaatgcGGGATGAACCAACAGATGCGCAACAATTCAATGACCCAGCTACTATACCACAAACAATAGTCTCCACTCAATTCTCTTTTACCACATTATTGTAG
- the LOC124930550 gene encoding protein FAR1-RELATED SEQUENCE 5-like, which translates to MDPLIQSAPVIEIPTVGMIFPSETDIRLYYKAYSLGTGFGISKLGTKNGPDGKQKWFSLACAKNGVFTSRGKNILHPRPSIKTNCKAMINVAVRNDGEVEITSVCLEHNHAMSPGKSRHLRSHKVLDLEVKRRLELNDEAGITLAKSFQSFVVEAGGYDNLKFDERSCRNFISESRKLRLGNGDAEALSQYFTLMQSKSPNFYYVYDLDEDSRIRNVFWADGRCRAAYQCFSDVITFDTTYLTNRYDMPFSPFVGVNHDGQSILLGCGLLSSEDSSSFIWLFNAWLTCMHGCAPKAIITDQCRSMAIAIERVFPNTKHRLCLWHIMKKLPAKFGAHTQYKSLKQTMKNIVYNSITIEQCDYEWMRMVDDFQLEDSDWLNSLYKERSKWIPVYVKHHFWAGMSTSQRSESMNAFFDDFVHSKTSLKQFVEQYDKALKRNIEKEMKLDFQS; encoded by the coding sequence ATGGATCCTCTAATTCAATCTGCTCCAGTCATTGAAATACCGACTGTTGGGATGATATTTCCATCTGAAACGGATATTCGTTTGTATTACAAGGCCTATTCCCTTGGTACTGGTTTCGGTATAAGTAAGCTCGGAACAAAAAATGGACCGGATGGCAAACAAAAGTGGTTCTCGCTAGCTTGTGCAAAAAATGGTGTTTTTACATCAAggggaaaaaatattttacatccCAGACCCTCTATCAAGACGAATTGTAAAGCAATGATTAATGTTGCTGTTAGAAACGATGGGGAAGTCGAGATCACCAGCGTCTGCCTTGAGCACAACCATGCCATGAGCCCGGGGAAATCAAGACATCTTAGATCCCACAAGGTTCTTGATCTGGAGGTAAAGAGAAGATTGGAATTAAATGATGAAGCAGGAATTACACTCGCAAAAAGTTTCCAATCTTTTGTAGTTGAAGCCGGTGGTTATGATAATCTGAAATTTGACGAGAGATCTTGTAGAAACTTTATTTCAGAATCTCGGAAGTTGAGGTTAGGAAATGGTGATGCGGAAGCACTTTCTCAATACTTCACTCTAATGCAAAGCAAATCCCCAAATTTCTATTATGTATATGATCTAGACGAAGATTCTCGGATAAGGAATGTATTTTGGGCTGATGGAAGATGCAGGGCTGCTTATCAATGCTTCTCCGATGTCATCACCTTCGACACAACTTATCTGACAAATCGCTACGACATGCCTTTTTCTCCATTTGTAGGGGTGAATCATGACGGACAATCCATTCTACTAGGGTGTGGCCTACTATCCAGCGAGGATTCTTCCTCATTCATTTGGCTTTTTAATGCATGGTTGACATGCATGCATGGATGTGCTCCGAAGGCAATAATAACTGACCAATGTCGATCAATGGCCATTGCTATTGAGAGGGTGTTTCCAAACACCAAGCATAGATTATGCCTTTGGCATATCATGAAGAAACTCCCAGCTAAATTTGGTGCTCACACTCAATACAAATCTCTAAAACAAACGATGAAGAATATTGTCTATAACTCAATCACAATTGAGCAGTGCGATTATGAATGGATGAGAATGGTAGACGATTTTCAATTAGAAGATAGCGATTGGTTAAACTCTTTGTACAAAGAACGAAGTAAGTGGATACCTGTCTACGTAAAACACCACTTTTGGGCAGGCATGTCAACCTCACAAAGAAGTGAAAGCATGAATGCTTTTTTTGACGACTTTGTTCATTCAAAAACCTCCCTCAAACAGTTTGTTGAGCAATATGACAAGGCGTTGAAGAGAAACATCGAGAAAGAAATGAAACTGGATTTTCAGTCATAA